One window of Acipenser ruthenus chromosome 17, fAciRut3.2 maternal haplotype, whole genome shotgun sequence genomic DNA carries:
- the LOC117423297 gene encoding WW domain-binding protein 2-like → MALNKNNSECGGVIINNSESILMTYDHVELTFCESENMPEAFKGTKKGTVYMTPYRVIFLSKGRDPMHSFMMPFYLMKGCEVKQPVFGANYIKGAVSAEPAGGWEGSATFKLIFSAGGAIEFGQYMLQVASQASRGQAPCGAYMPNGAYAYPPPPANEMYAGPPPDYPCHPPSAGFYPAPPTMDGNMPYMPPPPYSGPLEQPPLNASLPNTTAAEAKAAEAASSAYCTPANPHNVYMPQDQPPPYSPPTDKKNQ, encoded by the exons ATGGCGCTCAATAAAAACAATTCTGAGTGCGGTGGTGTTATTATCAACAACAGTGAAAG CATCTTGATGACATACGACCATGTGGAGCTGACCTTCTGTGAATCTGAAAACATGCCTGAAGCTTTCAAAGGGACCAAGAAAGGGACTGTTTACATGACCCCTTACAGG GTCATTTTCCTGAGCAAAGGCAGAGACCCCATGCATTCCTTCATGATGCCCTTCTACCTGATGAAAGGCTGTGAGGTGAAGCAGCCAGTGTTTGGAGCAAATTACATCAAAGGGGCTGTGAGCGCAGAGCCTGCAG gAGGATGGGAGGGCTCTGCTACCTTTAAATTAATCTTCTCAGCAGGGGGTGCTATTGAGTTTGGACAGTACATGCTGCAAGTGGCATCACAAG CTTCCCGTGGCCAGGCCCCATGCGGTGCCTACATGCCTAATGGAGCCTATGCCTACCCTCCACCCCCTGCCAATGAGATGTATGCAGGCCCTCCACCAGACTACCCCTGCCACCCTCCTTCAG CTGGTTTTTACCCTGCACCCCCGACTATGGATGGAAATATGCCCTACATGCCCCCACCCCCCTACTCTGGACCACTGGAACAGCCCCCACTGAATGCAAGCCTCCCCAACACTACAGCAG CTGAAGCAAAGGCAGCTGAGGCTGCATCGAGCGCCTACTGCACTCCGGCTAATCCACACAATGTCTACATGCCACAG GACCAGCCTCCTCCATACTCCCCACCAACGGACAAGAAGAATCAGTAA